The DNA window AGAGGGAGGAGGAGCTGGCAGAGCTGCCTGTCCCGAGGGATGCGATCGAGGAGGGGATGAAAATAAGAGATCCCAACCAGCTAAAAAAGGCGCTTTTTTCCGAGAAACCGGAGGAGGAGCTGGAAAGGATAATGTACACAGCAACAACGCTGAGCGCTGCAGCGGTGGCCACAATTTTCTATCCTGTAGGAGATGGGAGTGGATGGAGAAGGGCTGTTGCACTGCACATCGCAGCGGTTGCATCACCTCTCCTGCTGGCTCTGATAGGTGGATGGCTGTGGCTACCGCTGGCAACTGTGCTGGGATATGCTGTGCATAAACTGGACTTCAAATACCACAGAGCGAAGCTGGAGAGAGACTGGTTCCGTCCCTGAAGTTTTTTAATCTGGACAGGAGGAGAGAGTTTGGCTGTGCTGGTTTACCAGATTAGTGGTGATCTGCCAGAACCACCCAAAAGCTACATCGAGTCGTTTATGTCTCTTGTCCTCTCCTACCGCAGAAAAACTCCTCCTGATGAGCTGACAAGGGAGCTCGCATACAGGATGCTCAGGCAGAGGATGGCTCTTCTGAAGGTTGTTGAGCGTGAAAACATCTACGTGGTGACTTTGCAGAGAAAAAGTGTGGTCGTGTTCGAAATCTACCCGCCAGAGCATAATCTCCTGCCAGAGCATGATAAAACAGATGAGGGAGAGGAGGCAGAGGAGGGAGCATGGATAAAGAGGGAAGAGATGGGGAAAGAAGGTAGTAATGGAAGCGGAAATTCAAAAAGCCCAGTGAACGGAAAATTCAACGGCTGGAGATACAGAACAATCAGAAATCTGCAAGATGTGCCTGTTGAGGTGCTGAAAGAGGTGGTTGAGGAGCTGAGCAGATTGATCGAGCCAGAATGATTTGACGGTTTTTAACAGCGGTTTATAACAACACCACCATTTTTATTTTTTTCTCTAAAAATATTTCAAATTTTTATAAATATTATGTGAAAGTTTTTTGTAAACAAAAAGAAATCAGATGTACTCCTCTTCCTCCACCACAAGCAACCTCTTCAGAACGTAGTAGAGTATTGCAAGCGGCGCCACTGCGGCCGCAACTATTACGAATTCGTAGATGGGCAGCATGAAGGGCTGTATCTTTCCAACATAAAAGCTGCCGTGGAGGGAATCCATGAACACATCCTCGCTGGCGTTGTACCAGTCATCTGGGATGGTTGATGGTATGAAGTAGTTAACTGTACCGCTCTCGTTCACGGTAAACTCAAGATAGCCGTCTGTTGCGTTGATTGTGAAGGTTTTTGCCCTGAAGCTGATGTAAACGGGGCCCGTGTATGTTGAGGTATTGTTGTTGTAGGTGATGAACATTTTTACCGTGTATTCCGTCTCTCCTGGCTTGTGGCCTGGCTTAGCTTCCACCGTAACATTAACACTGGGTTTGACCAGCTTTTTAACATGCTGGACAGTCCTAACGGGGTTGCCGAAGATGTCGAGGGGGATGATGCTGAGATTGCCGGGGCTGAGATTGCCACCACCACCAAGGCTGAGATTGCCGAGGCTGGTGCTACCACTGACACCTCCACTACCGCCAGCCCTCACACACATCATCTCAACATCGAATGGCTTAATCTCGCTCTTGAAGTTCGGCACGCTAACTGTTGCATTCCTCACCTCCTCCTTCTCAATCCAGGCTGAGATGGGGAGGATGCTGAATGAGGGTATGGATGCGATGAAGTATGCGGGCTCGTCCAGGCTTACGTGATCTGATCCAGCATATCCGCTTTTACCTGCCGTTCTGTGGATGTAGGCGTCCGTTATAACCCTGTAGGTTGTGTAGTATCTGAGCCCTTTAACGGCGGGAGTGAGGGTGGAGGAGGGAGAGGGAGTGCTGCTTCCTGAACTGCCGGAACCAGAACTGGGAGCCCAGGCGAGGCTGGCAACACCATCGTTGAGGAATATGCACTGCTCAACCGGCTTCTCCCTGAGAAGAGTGTAGATCTGGACGGGCTCGGAGTTTACGATTCTCAGACTGTCTTCCACCGTGAGCGTGTACGTGTGGTATCTGTATTTGGTGATGTAGTATGTGTGGCAGTGTGTGTGGCAGTGCCCTTCGTCGTCGCAGGATGTGGAGCAGCTGGTGTGCTTTTCAATTATCTTCTCCTTAACCACAACCTTTATTGTGGCAGTAGCCCTTACACTGTCACTGCCCTCAACCTCAATATCAACCACATCCCTATCTCCACCACCCCTCTTCGTGTTCTTGCCGGTAATTGCGACCTCTGCTGAGTGGCTTTCGAGGTAGTAATAGTGTTTTGGATAGCTGCCCGTTTTATCCGACGGTAGCTGAACCCTGTAATCCAGAAGGTATCCTACTGTCACACTTTTGTTCGCAGCAAATCCACTGTCAACCTCAACAAGCCCCTTAACCGGTATTAGCTTTATGTATGCGTGTTTTATCACCCCACTGCTCCGTGTGCTCACTCCGGAGGGGACTGCACTTGCCCATTCATCCGTGTGGGGGAAAGACTGGATGAACCTCCTGTTCTGCTCCTCCACCACAGAGGGAATGTACGGGAACACGAAGTCATAGTATTCAGCAGGATCTGAGGTGTTTGTCATATTGCCACTTCTGTCCACATCATCTGACTGGTAAGTTCTCGGGAGGTCTGCGGTTGCAGGATGGATGAGGAGGGGCAGCATCAGCATAAGTGTCAGCAGAGTCATCAGTAATACAGGGGGGCTGAGTATGCGGGACATGCTTCGCAGGCCTCCAAGCACTTCCTGCTCCTCCAGTACACTCCTGTCCAGGCCACGACGTCCCGGCATACTACGATCCCGATTCCGGTTCACAATATGCGCCCCGGAACTCTCCTCCCCACACCCTCACCAAACACCCTCACTCCCTCACATCACTCCCTCACCAACCCTCTTCAGAGCAGGTTCATGAACAGAATCCCGGTGATAAGCGTGACTGATAGCATGACAGCAAGCGGAGATGCAATGCGCCTCAGATCACCTCTTGTTGCTGCAACACCAACTGCCGCGGACATGCTGACTATGTAGCTTGCATGTCTCAGAACCGTTCTCACCTGGTTTATCACAAATGGGCTGATCGAAAATCCAAGGCTCCTTCCAGATCCTGCTGCAGCTGTTGTAGCCTGCCCGAGCTTCTCGAACTGGCCGAGCAGCATTGCTGAGATTGCAACTGCAATGCCCAGGAAGAGCAGAGCCGCCAGAACCATCATGCCGCCGTAGGTTTTTGCAACCGAATCCCTCTCCTTCCTGAAAGCATTTAGCCTCATCAGCTCTCCAACAAGGCTTATGAGGACCTGCGTAACCCTCCCGCTCACATCAACGGTCTTTGAAAGTATCCTCGCTGCAAGCCTTAAGTCGGTGCTTGGAGTGATTCTGAAAAGCCACTGGAAGGCCCTGTCCCTCGATATGCCCCTGTCAAGCATCTCGGCAAAAACCTTAACATATTTGCTCAAAGGTGGCCTTGCCTCCTCAGCTGCAAGCTTGAAGGCTGTTGTCGTGTCCTTCCCAGCCTCAGCGAGGGAGAGGACTCTGTTGAAGTAGAGGGGGAGCTGCGCTGACAGCTTCTCATCCTCCTTAATCCACTTCCTGAGCATTACTGCTGATACTGCTGAACCAATTACAGTGAGAGCAAGAGTCCAGAACTCCAGGTTTCCGGGGATGTGGTGGAGGTGGCTTAAGACTCCGAGCAGCACTCCGATCAAAGCAGCAGCAGGAATTACTGCGAGCCGCTTTATCCCCGGCCTCTCCACCCCTTTCTCAGGAGATAGACCGTACAGGGCAATGATCAGGGCAAGGGATGAGAGTGGCATGAATCCATAGACGAGCCCGTAAACCATCGAGATGTCTGCCTGCCCGGCTATGCTCTTGGCGAGCTGTATCGACACAACCATTGTCGGGATTGCGAGGCTGACGGTGAGGTAAACCTCTGCAATCATCTCAAGCTTCTTCAGATACTCTGTGTACATGATCTTCCTCTCAACCTCCAGGCTTTCAATCCTCTCCTCCATGTACCTCCCCAGATCACCGCCGGCCTCCATAACACCCACAATACCTCTCAGCAGATCTGCAAGCTTCGCTGACGGAGTTGTTGCAGCAACCTCAAGCATTGCTGCCTTCAGCGTTGTATTTCCATATCTTACAGCATAATATATTCTTGCGAACTCCTTGGATATCTCACCTAGATCCATTGTAACGAGCTCTTTAACGGCCTCCATAATAGAAATGCCTGCCTTTGCAAATCCGAGGAGGGTTATGTAGAGGGTGTGGAGGTTGAAGTCTATGTCCTCTCGCCTTGATGAGATTTTCCCCTTCAGAGATGCGACGAAGAGGATGGTGAAGATAAAGGGCTGGGAGGTGTAGGCTGTAATTGCATAGATGTAGGGCCTTGTCCAGTCAGGAATGGGGATCGAGATTGGCAGGGAGAGTATAATGTGACTGCGGAACAGGGTTCCGAGCAGAAATCCGATAACTGCAAGAGTGAGTGCAATGGTGGAGGAGGCTATGCTTATATTTCTCAGATACTTTTCAGGGAAGAGGATTCCCGCCTTCTTGAAATCATCCCTGTACTCCTCAAGAAGCTGAGGAGGGTACATTCCCGGGATGAACAGCCTGAGGGAATCCTTTATCCCTCCCTCCTCCTCCACTCCCTCTATCTTTGCCCCAGCCCTCCGTCTCCTGTGTATTAAAGCCACAGCGATTACCGCAACCACCACAACAACTGCGGCAGCGATCACAGCAGTGGAATGCGGGAGCGTATTGAGTCGCAGATTGGACAGCAGATTAGATATGATGCTCACGTTCATGATATCACCCCTCTTTCCACATTTTCAGCCTCTCTTTTCCCATCCATGATCTCGCCCCATCCAGCGCCATCCAGCGCGTTCTGTCCCTGCCTGTTCCAGCCACTATTGCACATTCTCAACATCACCCAAATCACCCCTCAATCACAAACGCCACCTCATACGTTGATCCGTCAGGCCGGGTAATGGATGCAACAACTGTATCCACACCGCCTGCACTCTTCGCAACCACTGAAGCTACTCCAAAATCGTTCGAGTTAACCTTAATAGATGTCCCCGTGTTTTTGCCGTCAGTAAGTGTTGTGGATGAGTTGAGGCTCGTGAAAGTAACTGTTACACCGGGAACGGGGTTGTTGAAAGTGTCTCTCACTTCAGCAGCGAGGGTTGCCGGAGTTGTTACAGCCCTTGCTGTGAGCCTGTAGAGGTAGTGATGCTCTGCCCTCTCATCCTCAAATCCCGCAGCCCCCAGTATAAGTTTGTAGGTTACACCTCTCATGAGCTCTATCACCACGTAGTCTCCCTGCATACTTACAGAGGACACGTAGCTCGAATCTGTGCTGTCAAAGTACTGCTTCCAGAAGTCCAGGGGGAGGGAGGTTTTTAGGAGGATCGTGATTGGTCTTCCACCTCCAGCATCAGTAACGGCAATCCCCTCCCCGTTACCACCGCTGTAGCAGTAGAGTGTTCCGCTTACAGCAACACCGCTCTCGGAGAGGTTGCCCTCAAACATGGGGATGTAAACAGTCCTGCCATCAACAATATTTGTCCCACCAACATAGCTGTACTCCGTCTTCCCAACAGCAACAGCCCCATACTCCACCCTCGTCTCTCCAGGATCAAAGTAAACGTATGAAGGGATGAAGAGGAGGGACTTGCCGGTCAGAACGATCTCCCTCCCATTCCACACATCCTGTAAATCAGGATCCACAGCTACTGCATTGCGTATCCTTATCTCAGCTGAATATGTTGAGATTGCACCGGAGAAGGTGTTGGGTGTTGAGAAGAGGGGGATTGTGGGGTAGCTGCCTCCAAGCGTTAGGGAGTACGATCCGGTTTTGCCCTGAAGAGTAATCCTTTCAACATCACCTGTGAGGGCGATGAGATCCTTAACAGTCTCTGCAAACTGCCTTGTTTCATAGCTTGAGCAGATCTGCGGAACACCATATACCTGGTAGTAGGTGTACATGGCGGAGAGGAGCATAAGGACTAAGGCAAAGCCAACGAGTGGAGAAAGGGCTCTGCTGTCTGACAGCAGGTGGGGGTGGGAGTGAGGGGGAGTAGGACTTAGGGTAGATGTGGGTGTTGTAGTCAGGCTCGCCACCACAGCCACCACACTCACCACCTCTCCTCACCCAGCCCCTCCTGCCTCTCCTGCTCCTCTGACTCCTCCTGCCCTACCGATGGTACATCCTGCCCTTCTGATTCTGCCCTGTCCTCTGACAGATTATCTCCTTTTCCTCCCTCCCTCTTCCTTCCCTCGATCACACCCTCCTTCTTCATGTCTCTTATTTTTGTCTTTACAGCGCTGTAGCTCCTGTTGAGCGATTCTGCAATCTCCCGCAGAGGTTTCCCCTGTGTGTAAAGCTCGATCAGCTCCTGGATTTCCTCATCAGTCCATTTCCTTACACCACTTCCAGCTTCGCTCCTTTCGCTCTCTCCTTCTCTTCTCTCTCCCGCCTCTACTGCCTCTTCTGTCTCTGTAACCTCTACTGCCTCTTCCGTCTCGGCATCTACTGATCCTGCTCTTCCTGCTTCCTCTACCCCTCCCGTCTCTGCCTCTCCCTCACTTCCTGTTCCTGCAGCCTCATCCTCTACCCCACCTGCTCCTCCTACTCTATCTACTGCTTCCTGCTGAACAGCACTCACAACACCCTCTTCTTCCTCCATCAATTCTGACTCCACAGCTCGTAAAATCTCCATCCATTCCTCCTCCTTCTTTTTCTCTTCCTCTCTCTCTTCCTCCCTCATCCTGACTTCACCAATCTCTTCTCTCCCTACCTCCTCTGATACCTCCACGCCCTCCACTTTCCCTACTTCCTCCACCTTCTCTGACCCCTCTACCTCTTCCTCTTCCTCTGCCTCCCTTACCTCCTCTGCCTCACCTACATCCAATGTTTCTGCCACTCCTGCCGCTGTTCTCTCCACCTCTTTTACATCTCCCATCTCTCCCCCCTCCCCTACCACACCCTCATCCACCTCCCTGCATGCTACTGCCTCGCTCTCGCCCTCCGCTACCCCTACCTCTCTCACCCATGCTGTATCCTCCTCTTTCACCTCTACCTCTCCCTCCGTCTCCGCCTCTGTCCCTACCTCCTCTGTCCCTACCTCCGACCCAATCTCTGCTTTCCCTACCACTACCTCTGTCCCTACCTCCCCTATCTCTGCTCCCTCACCTACCTCTGCTGCCTCTACTCCCTCACCTACCACCTCACCTACCTCTACCCCCGTCCCTACCTCCTCTGTCCCTACCTCTGCTCCAACATCTGCTACCTCCACTTCCTCGCCTACCTCTGCCTCAGTTACTCTCGCTCCCTCTACCTCTGTCCCTACCACTTCTCCTTCCCGCACTTCCCCTTCTTTACCCTCCCATACTTCTCCCTCCCCTGCCTCTTCCTGTCCCTCCTCTCTGTCTCCTTCCGCACCTACCATGCCCTCCAGGCCCTCCAGGTCATCCACACTCAGGCCCTGCAAACTCTCCTCACTCCCCACACCCTCTGCAATTTCTGCACTTTCTGCACCAGCAAGCCCCTCTGCACCAGCAAGCTCTGCAGCCTCCACACTGAGCTCAGTTATAGATTCAGCAGGCTCGGCAGATTCAGAAGTTGATTCAACTCCTGCCACACCCACAGATTCAGCTACACGCCCTAAATGGATCCTCTCAAAGAACCTTCTGTAATCTGCCCCCTCCTCCGCAAGCCTCCTGATCAGCCTTGTTCTCCTCTCCAGATCCTTCACAAGCTCCTCCCGTGATCTGCCCGTCCTCTCCGAGATGCGGTGAAGGATCCCTGAGAGATCGAGTTTCCTGTGCAAATCCCTCGGCCCGTCCCACCGGAAGAGAGGGGTGAGTTTTATGCCCTCCCCTGCCCTCACTCCCGCTATCTCTCCACCCTCTCCAGCTCCTTCCTCCTCTCCAACCAGCCATATTCCGCTGCACCTTCTGAACACCCTGTCCCCCCTCCTGAAGCTCCCTACCACCACAACCAGATCTAAATTCAGAATCATAGCTCTCGGAACAGAGTAGGGAGGGCTCATCAGCCTGTTAATCACAGCCTCAGCACTGCTGCCGTGGACTGTGGAAAGGCACGTGTGGCCGAGGGCCATTGCCTGGAACATGATTTCAACCTCCTTCCCTCTCACCTCTCCAACTATGATGTACTCAGGCCTCTGTCTCAGAGCTGCCTTCAGCAGGGCGAACATGTCTATTCTGTCAGTTGCAACCGAGGGGATCCAGTTCTTGTGTGGCAGCAGAACTTCCCTTGTATCCTCTATGGACACAACCTTGGAGTGGTATGGTATGAAGAGTGCTGTCGCGTTCATTGCAGTCGTTTTTCCTGCTGCTGTACCTCCAACAAACAGCATCGATCCATTCGACTCAAGGCAGAGCCAGAGTAGGGCGAGCTCTTCAGCCGAAAAGGAGTTCCACCTCACAAGATCCACGGGGGTGACAGGAGTTTTCTTCACCTTCCTCACGGTGAATGTTGATCCGTGATCTGTAACCTCGCTCCTGAATGTCAGCTGAACTCTACTGCCATCATACAGGGTTGTGTCAGCAATTGGGTTTGCCATGCTGATCTCAATACCCCTCCGCTGTGCAACAGCCAGAACGAAGTCGTCAAGCTCCTCATTGCTCATCACAATGTTTGTGGGGATGCTCTCGTACAGGCTGTGGTAAACAAAGACGGGTTTGTTGTATCCGCTGCAGGATATGTCCTCAATAAACCGGTCCTTGAGGAGGGGGGTTATGCGGCCCGCATAGATACAGTCCCTCTCAAGGTAGTACCACATCTTTGCGATGGTTTCCAGTTCCAGCTTAAGCTCCTGTTCCGGCTCATGTTCACGTTTGCGTTTGTGTTCACGTTTAGTGGGTAATTCTGTGAGTATGACTTCCTTGAACGCCTCGAATAAAGTTTCCCTGTCGTCCTCCGAGGCGTGCAGGGGGACCCTTTCAAGCACCCTCTCCTTCAGATCCTGGAGGAACTCAACCTCCTTATTTGTGAGGTCGGGTTCAAGCAGGGCGTAGAAGTATCCCTTGCCATCTGTAAGGATTTGCGCTGCTGCAAAGGGCATCTCCAGCCAGTAGTGCTCAACCTCCCTGTATCCCTCCGGTATATCGGCGGACAGCTTTACATTTACACCTCTCAGATCCTCCATTGTAAAGTCAGGTACCTCTTTCTTTCGGCGGAAGGGAAGTGGAAATTTCATACTACTACATTGTGCTAATAGTATATAACTTTATCACTCACAAGTATTATATGCTTCCATGACAAGTTAAGGTGAGGTAGGGGTTAAGGTAGGGTGATAAAATGGGTAAGACTGATGTGAGCGAGCAGGCCAAGGTAGACGTTGAGTTTGGCTGTTTTCAAGACTTCCAGGACTACAGGTGTGGGGGTAGGGATTGCAGGGATTGTACTTTCCGGGAAGATTGTGTAGAGCTGAAGGTTAGAGAGATCACGAGAATAATTCTTCAGACTGAGGAAAGGGTACCGAGCGGCGTTCTCGCCACAATCTTCAACGTACCAGAACAGCTTGTCAAAAAAATAAGGAGCTATGTTGAGCGGGAGATTGTCAGAAAGAAGATACTGGGAGAAAAGGCAAAACAGTGGCAGACCGCCCAGGCAGAGCATAGACAGGCTACCAAGCAAGAAGAGGAGACAAAGCGGAGAAAAAACCCCAGGGCAAAAACAAAGGCAAAGGTGAGGAGGTGGACATACGAGGAGACCCAGAAGCTGATTGAGCTTTACACGCAGGGAAAACCACTGCGGGAGATTGCAGAATCGCTCAACAGGAGTTACAGAGCAGTGGAAAAAAGGCTGTACAAACTGAGAGAGGAAGGGGTAGTGGGGGTTAGAGTGGGGGGTGGTGGGAAAGAGGGAGGAGGTGTGGGTGGGGGTGTGGGAGGTGCATGATGCAAAAAGTGGTGCTGAAGGAAAAGAAGGAGGGAGAGAGGAAGAGGAGGAGGTGAGGTAAGATGAGGATGTGGATACTGGTTGTGCTTGGTCTTGTTGCAGGGATTGCTGCAGGATATGCTGCAGGAGTTATGGTAGGGATGGGAGGAAAGCAGGTTTGCACATGGAATGCAGGATCTGGTACTGGCACAGCGATCTCAGAACAGCAGCTAAACAAAACCGTCGAGAAGGTCGTTAAAACTCTCCAGTCTCTTATTCCTGTGAATGTGAGCGTGAGAGCCACGAAAGTTGAACCCTACGGCAAGCTATACCTTCTGAACCTGGAGTTCTACAACAAGAGTGGAGTGATTGCAACACAGCAAATGTTCATGGTAGGTAATGGATCAATGCTGTTATCCAGCAGCCCATCGTGTGCGGTAAACATATCCGAGCTATCAGCCCGGGCCCAGCAAACTCCATCAGCCCAGGCAGCTGTGAATGTAAGTGCAGATGACGATCCGTGGAGGGGTAACGAAAGCGCAAGTGTTGTGATCATCGAATTCTCCGATTACGCCTGCCCATACTGTGCAGAATTTGCCAATGATGTTGAACCGAAGATACTGGATAATTATGGGGATAGGGTGAAGATAGTTTTCAGGGACTTCCCCGTGCACGGTGAGATATCCTACCTCGCAGCAGAGGCTGCAGACTGTGCCGGTGAGCAGGGTGTGAAGGAGGGGCAGGGCTGGAGCAAATACTGGGAGTACCACGACCTGCTGTTTGCAAACCAGCAGGAGTGGATTGAGAACACAACAAAACTGTATGATTATGCAAAACAGATCGGTTTGAACACAACAGCCTTCAAAGCCTGCCTGGATTCCGGAAAATACAGATCGGAGGTTGAGAAAGACCTGCAGGATGGCAGAAATTATGGGGTAACTGGCACACCGACATTCTTCATCAACGGCCAGAAGGTTGAGGGATTAACGCCATACGAGGTGTTCGCCAGGTTCATTGAACAGGAGCTCAAATAATATTTTTTATATTTTTAAGTGAAAACATGAAGGTAGGGTTGTGGAGGAGAATTACAAGGACATTCAAAGCAAATAGCAAGAAGAGAGAAAGGGAAGGGGAGAACGAAGGGAGAGAAGAAAGCGGGTATGAAGGAGGAAGTGGAGAAGAAAGAAGAGAAGAGAGAATGAGGGGACAGAGAATGATGAGGCAAAAGATGAGGGATGAAATTGTAAGGAGGGTTAGAGACTGGCTTGTTGAAGAGGGAATATACAAGGACAGGGTTACAGATGAGAATGCTGACCACCACTTCATTGCAGAAGTCCCACCCAGCTCAGGACAGCTTATCGACATCATCTTTCCAAAAAGCAGAGAGGATCTGGTGGCCATCGTTTCAGGTGTAAAGCTGAGCGATGAACACCACGCCCGGCTGATGAGCTTAAAAGCTGAGAAAAGGGATGAAATTCTCTGGAAGATGAGATTTGACCTGCTCTTTCTCCCGACCGGATTCCAGATTCTTCCTTCTGCCGAGAACCCGCAGATTTTCCAGTTCGTCAGAGAGCTTTACTTTGATGGGCTGAACAAAAATCTATTCATAGAGGCTGTGAATCA is part of the Ferroglobus placidus DSM 10642 genome and encodes:
- a CDS encoding type II secretion system F family protein, yielding MNVSIISNLLSNLRLNTLPHSTAVIAAAVVVVVAVIAVALIHRRRRAGAKIEGVEEEGGIKDSLRLFIPGMYPPQLLEEYRDDFKKAGILFPEKYLRNISIASSTIALTLAVIGFLLGTLFRSHIILSLPISIPIPDWTRPYIYAITAYTSQPFIFTILFVASLKGKISSRREDIDFNLHTLYITLLGFAKAGISIMEAVKELVTMDLGEISKEFARIYYAVRYGNTTLKAAMLEVAATTPSAKLADLLRGIVGVMEAGGDLGRYMEERIESLEVERKIMYTEYLKKLEMIAEVYLTVSLAIPTMVVSIQLAKSIAGQADISMVYGLVYGFMPLSSLALIIALYGLSPEKGVERPGIKRLAVIPAAALIGVLLGVLSHLHHIPGNLEFWTLALTVIGSAVSAVMLRKWIKEDEKLSAQLPLYFNRVLSLAEAGKDTTTAFKLAAEEARPPLSKYVKVFAEMLDRGISRDRAFQWLFRITPSTDLRLAARILSKTVDVSGRVTQVLISLVGELMRLNAFRKERDSVAKTYGGMMVLAALLFLGIAVAISAMLLGQFEKLGQATTAAAGSGRSLGFSISPFVINQVRTVLRHASYIVSMSAAVGVAATRGDLRRIASPLAVMLSVTLITGILFMNLL
- a CDS encoding Ig-like domain-containing protein encodes the protein MVAVVASLTTTPTSTLSPTPPHSHPHLLSDSRALSPLVGFALVLMLLSAMYTYYQVYGVPQICSSYETRQFAETVKDLIALTGDVERITLQGKTGSYSLTLGGSYPTIPLFSTPNTFSGAISTYSAEIRIRNAVAVDPDLQDVWNGREIVLTGKSLLFIPSYVYFDPGETRVEYGAVAVGKTEYSYVGGTNIVDGRTVYIPMFEGNLSESGVAVSGTLYCYSGGNGEGIAVTDAGGGRPITILLKTSLPLDFWKQYFDSTDSSYVSSVSMQGDYVVIELMRGVTYKLILGAAGFEDERAEHHYLYRLTARAVTTPATLAAEVRDTFNNPVPGVTVTFTSLNSSTTLTDGKNTGTSIKVNSNDFGVASVVAKSAGGVDTVVASITRPDGSTYEVAFVIEG
- a CDS encoding ATPase, T2SS/T4P/T4SS family, which encodes MKFPLPFRRKKEVPDFTMEDLRGVNVKLSADIPEGYREVEHYWLEMPFAAAQILTDGKGYFYALLEPDLTNKEVEFLQDLKERVLERVPLHASEDDRETLFEAFKEVILTELPTKREHKRKREHEPEQELKLELETIAKMWYYLERDCIYAGRITPLLKDRFIEDISCSGYNKPVFVYHSLYESIPTNIVMSNEELDDFVLAVAQRRGIEISMANPIADTTLYDGSRVQLTFRSEVTDHGSTFTVRKVKKTPVTPVDLVRWNSFSAEELALLWLCLESNGSMLFVGGTAAGKTTAMNATALFIPYHSKVVSIEDTREVLLPHKNWIPSVATDRIDMFALLKAALRQRPEYIIVGEVRGKEVEIMFQAMALGHTCLSTVHGSSAEAVINRLMSPPYSVPRAMILNLDLVVVVGSFRRGDRVFRRCSGIWLVGEEEGAGEGGEIAGVRAGEGIKLTPLFRWDGPRDLHRKLDLSGILHRISERTGRSREELVKDLERRTRLIRRLAEEGADYRRFFERIHLGRVAESVGVAGVESTSESAEPAESITELSVEAAELAGAEGLAGAESAEIAEGVGSEESLQGLSVDDLEGLEGMVGAEGDREEGQEEAGEGEVWEGKEGEVREGEVVGTEVEGARVTEAEVGEEVEVADVGAEVGTEEVGTGVEVGEVVGEGVEAAEVGEGAEIGEVGTEVVVGKAEIGSEVGTEEVGTEAETEGEVEVKEEDTAWVREVGVAEGESEAVACREVDEGVVGEGGEMGDVKEVERTAAGVAETLDVGEAEEVREAEEEEEVEGSEKVEEVGKVEGVEVSEEVGREEIGEVRMREEEREEEKKKEEEWMEILRAVESELMEEEEGVVSAVQQEAVDRVGGAGGVEDEAAGTGSEGEAETGGVEEAGRAGSVDAETEEAVEVTETEEAVEAGERREGESERSEAGSGVRKWTDEEIQELIELYTQGKPLREIAESLNRSYSAVKTKIRDMKKEGVIEGRKREGGKGDNLSEDRAESEGQDVPSVGQEESEEQERQEGLGEERW
- a CDS encoding DsbA family protein — translated: MRMWILVVLGLVAGIAAGYAAGVMVGMGGKQVCTWNAGSGTGTAISEQQLNKTVEKVVKTLQSLIPVNVSVRATKVEPYGKLYLLNLEFYNKSGVIATQQMFMVGNGSMLLSSSPSCAVNISELSARAQQTPSAQAAVNVSADDDPWRGNESASVVIIEFSDYACPYCAEFANDVEPKILDNYGDRVKIVFRDFPVHGEISYLAAEAADCAGEQGVKEGQGWSKYWEYHDLLFANQQEWIENTTKLYDYAKQIGLNTTAFKACLDSGKYRSEVEKDLQDGRNYGVTGTPTFFINGQKVEGLTPYEVFARFIEQELK
- a CDS encoding DUF2299 domain-containing protein; the protein is MKVGLWRRITRTFKANSKKREREGENEGREESGYEGGSGEERREERMRGQRMMRQKMRDEIVRRVRDWLVEEGIYKDRVTDENADHHFIAEVPPSSGQLIDIIFPKSREDLVAIVSGVKLSDEHHARLMSLKAEKRDEILWKMRFDLLFLPTGFQILPSAENPQIFQFVRELYFDGLNKNLFIEAVNQVYRCKLFVIWTMQRLFGNNAASVSASAHDSMFL